A section of the Oenanthe melanoleuca isolate GR-GAL-2019-014 chromosome 6, OMel1.0, whole genome shotgun sequence genome encodes:
- the PDLIM1 gene encoding PDZ and LIM domain protein 1: MGTHRIVLSGPGPWGFRLVGGRDFEQPLAISRVTPGSKAALANLCIGDQIIAIDGVNTDNMTHLEAQNKIKGCTDELTLTVSRTEAKVWSPLVSEEGKTHPYKMNLASEPQEIRHIGSAHNRSAVPFTAATASAPRVITAQYNSPAGLYSSENIQTFNSAVETKTSPGALEPSKPLDQHNQTPGNIAIDKQSEVYKMLQENQESNEPPRQSASFLVLQEILESEEKGDPTKPSGFRSVKAPTTKVASSIGNAQKLPMCDKCGTGIVGMFVKIRDKQRHPECYVCSDCGTNLKQKGHFFVEDQIYCEKHARERVTPPEGYEVVTVFPK; this comes from the exons GTGACTCCAGGCAGCAAAGCTGCACTAGCCAACTTGTGTATAGGAGACCAGATCATAGCCATTGATGGAGTGAACACAGACAACATGACTCACCTTGAGGCGCAGAACAAAATCAAGGGCTGCACAGATGAACTGACTCTGACAGTCAGCAG GACGGAGGCAAAAGTCTGGTCACCACTTGTAAGCGAAGAGGGAAAGACACATCCTTACAAGATGAATCTGGCCTCTGAGCCACAG GAAATAAGGCACATAGGAAGTGCACACAATCGGAGTGCAGTGCCCttcactgctgccacagcttcTGCCCCCAGGGTGATCACTGCTCAGTACAACAGCCCAGCAGGCCTCTACTCCTCAGAGAACATCCAGACCTTCAACAGTGCTGTGGAGACAAAAACATCACCCGGGGCCCTGGAGCCCAGCAAGCC TTTAGATCAGCATAACCAGACCCCAGGCAACATTGCCATAGACAAACAATCTGAGGTTTACAAGATGCTGCAGGAGAATCAGGAGTCAAATGAGCCGCCCAGACAGTCTGCTTCGTTTCTTGTGTTGCAAGAGATCTTGGAGTCAGAGGAGAAGG GAGACCCTACCAAGCCATCTGGATTTAGGAGTGTCAAAGCCCCTACCACGAAGGTGGCCTCATCGATTGGGAATGCCCAGAAGCTGCCCATGTGTGACAAGTGTGGAACTGGCATTGT AGGGATGTTTGTGAAGATCCGGGACAAGCAGCGCCACCCCGAGTGCTACGTGTGCAGCGACTGTGGCACCAACCTGAAGCAGAAGGGACACTTCTTTGTGGAAGACCAGATCTACTGCGAGAAGCACGCGCGGGAGCGGGTGACTCCCCCGGAGGGCTACGAGGTGGTCACCGTTTTCCCAAAGTAA
- the LOC130255064 gene encoding PDZ and LIM domain protein 3-like, giving the protein MTYQPAGLNSPTSPTAVWAGGRAWPVGAMQAPVASVYDPLQSSGLRRGHSPSCSPSPSCSPSQLRVGPQQLKHAAQVCPNSPVEVEVPGLKVLHVQFNSPLQLYSQSNIMDTLQGQISSVSPDFPR; this is encoded by the exons ATGACGTACCAGCCTGCTGGTCTGAACAG CCCCACAAGCCCCACTGCCGTGTGGGCTGGCGGCCGCGCGTGGCCGGTGGGTGCGATGCAGGCTCCCGTGGCCTCCGTGTATgaccctctgcagagctccGGGCTGCGGCGCggccacagcccctcctgcagccccagcccctcctgcagccccagccagctccGAGTGGGGCCCCAGCAGCTGAAGCACGCAGCCCAGGTCTGCCCCAACAGCCCTGTGGAAGTGGAGGTGCCGGGACTCAAAGTGCTGCACGTGCAGTTCAATTCTCCCCTGCAGCTCTATTCGCAGAGCAACATCATGGAcaccctgcaggggcagatcTCTTCTGTTAGCCCTGATTTCCCCAGGTAa